A window of Clostridium novyi genomic DNA:
AATATTTAAATGTGTAGAAGAGCTTAGAGGGGTTACTATACCAGCACCTATAAAAGTTGGAGATGTAATTGTAAAAGATATAGTTGGTACAGGTGTAAATATAATTGCTACAAAAAGTGTTGCAAAAGTAAACTAATTGTTGCAAGAAAAAACAAAATATAGTAAAATATAACCATAAACAAAAGAAAAATGTATATTGTATAAAGTATATGACAAATTTGAGAAACTAGAGAATCGAATAAATTTGGCGGAGATGAGAGAGCCATTATTATATGGGTAATCCCCATAGATTAATAATGGTTCTCTTTTTTCTCTCTTTTTAATAACGATTCATACAAACGTTTTCAAAAACATAATATACCAGATTTGTAAAAGATTATTCGATCATATTTCACATATTAAAGGTGGATATGGATTAATAATAAAAACAAATAAGGGGGATGTACTTATGTCTGAATTTATGGCAGAATTTTTAGGAACAATGTTACTTATTTTACTAGGTGATGGGGTTGTTGCCAGTGTATCACTTAATAAGAGTAAGGGTCAAAATGGAGGATGGATAGTTGTAACAACAGCTTGGGCTGTAGCGGTTGCTGTTCCAGCACTTATATTTGGAGCAATAAGTGGAGCGCACTTTAATCCGGCAGTTACAATAGCTTTTGCTGCAATTAAATTTAAGGGATTTGCATGGTCAATGGTTCCAAGCTACATAATAGCTCAAATGTTAGGTGCAATGTTAGGAGCTGCGTTAGTATGGATTACTTACTTACCACATTGGAGTAAAACTGAAGATCCAGCAGTAAAACTTGGAGTATTTTGTACGGCACCAGCAATTAGAAATAGTGTTTCAAATCTTGTAACAGAAATTATAGGAACATTTGTACTTGTATTTGCAATATTAGGACTTACAACAGTGAAACAAGCACCAGGAATTGGAGTATATTCAGTTGGACTTGTAATTTTAGTAATTGGTCTTGCGTTAGGTGGACCTACAGGATATGCCATTAATCCTGCCAGAGACTTAGGACCTCGTATAGCACATGCTATTTTACCTATAGAAGGAAAGGGCGGATCAGACTGGGGATATGCTTGGATACCAGTAGTGGGACCAATTATAGGTGGAGTAATTGGAGCAGTATTAGCTAATGCAGTATTTACTCTTTAATAATTAAGATTTTTTAGATTTAAAGAAATTATAAAAGTATTTAATAGATTTTAGGAATTATTGGTTAATTAATAATAATTTAAGAATTTTAAGTTTTTGAAAATTAAAAATAGATTTAATAAAGATAAATTTATATCTAGACCTTTGGAGAGTTGAGAGAGGGAGGAATATTTAATGGAAAAACAACAATATATAATGGCGTTAGATCAGGGGACAACAAGTTCAAGATGTATAGTATTTAATAAACAGGGTGAAATCGTATCCGTATCACAAAAAGAGTTTAAACAGATTTATCCTAAGGCTGGTTGGGTTGAACATGATCCAATGGAAATATGGGGAACTCAAGCAGGTGTTGCTAGAGAAGCATTAGCAGGTGCGGGACTTTATGGAACAGATCTTGCATGTGTTGGTATTACAAATCAAAGAGAAACTACAGTTGTTTGGAATAAGATAACAGGGGTTCCAGTATACAATGCTATAGTATGGCAATGTAGAAGAACAGCTGAATATTGTGATAAATTAAGAGAAAAAGGATTCGATAAAATAGTAAAGGACAAAACTGGACTTATTTTAGACGCTTACTTCTCTGGAACAAAAATCAAATGGATACTAGATAATGTACCTGGGGCAAAAGAACAAGCTGAAAAAGGTGAATTAATATTTGGTAACATAGATACTTGGTTAATTTGGAACTTAACTAAAGGAAAAGTTCATGTAACAGATCATACAAATGCTTCAAGAACTATGTTATATAACATACATGAATTAAAATGGGATGATGAAATTTTAGAGGAATTAGGAATTCCTAAATCAATGCTTCCAGAAGTTAAACCTTCAAGTTGTGTATATGGAGAAACTGATGAATTAATATTTGGTACTCCAGTGCCAATATCAGGAGATGCTGGTGACCAACAGGCAGCATTATTTGGACAACTTTGTTGTAAAGAAGGTATGGCTAAAAATACTTATGGAACAGGTTGCTTCCTATTAATGAATACTGGAAATAAAGCAGTAGAATCTAAAAATGGACTTCTTACAACAATGGCGGCTTCATATGCTGGAAAGATTGAATACGCATTAGAAGGAAGTATATTTATAGGTGGAGCTGTAATTCAATGGTTACGTGATGAATTGAGAATGATAAGAAAAGCATCAGAATCAGAAAAATATGCATTAGATGTTGAAGATTCTAACGGAGTATATTTAGTACCAGCTTTTGTTGGTCTTGGAGCACCATATTGGGATGCTTATGCAAGAGGAACGGTAGTTGGACTTACTAGAGGAGCTAAAAAAGAACACTTTATAAGAGCTGCATTAGAATCTATGGCATATCAAACTTATGATGTATTAAAAGCTATGGAAGAAGATGCAGGAACAAGTTTAAAAACATTAAAAGTAGATGGTGGAGCTTGTGCTAATAATTTCTTAATGCAATTCCAAGCTGATGTATTAAATAAACCTGTTGTAAGACCAGAAGTTATTGAAACAACAGCATTAGGAGCTGCTTATCTTGCAGGTCTTGCAGTAGGATATTGGAAAGATGTTGAGGATTTATCTAGAAGTGTTAAACCTTCTCATACATTCTCACCTAAGATGGAAGATATAAAAAGAATAGAGGTTATCAACGGATGGCATAAAGCTGTTGGTAGAGCTCAAGGTTGGGAAAAATAATAAGCTAAACTAATATATTTTACTAAAGGCAAATCTCTATAAAATGAGATTTGTCTTTAGTTTTTAAAGGAGAAGAACCTATGGAAAAACACAAAAAAATTCTTATATTTATAATTGTATCATCAGTTATAAATTTAGTTTTATATTATGCTATGTATCATAATAGTTTTGGGGGGATAATTACAAGTATAGCTAATATTTTGATTTTGTGTTTGGCAACAAAATCAGTTTGTACAGATGAAGAGAAGGTAGTTAAAAATATTTATGAAAATGATTTGGAAAATATACAAGAAGATAAAAAATTAAAGGATTTTATATTAACGGCCTCTGAAGAGATTGCATTTAATTCACAACAATTATTGTGGCTTGAGCAAAATAATATTAATGCATTTAAAAATATACATGATATTTCTTATAAGGTAGAAAATTATTGTCAGCAAAATGCTGCAAGTTCAGAAGAAATAAATTCTAGCATTAATCACTTCGTTAATTTTTCTAAAAATTTAAATGAGAGTATAGTTAAAATTAGAGGATTTTCATTAGAATCTTCTAAAATGCTTAATGACAATAAAAATACAATAGAGAGTGTAAATGTTTTTTTAGAAGAGCTTAACAAAGAAATAAGTAGTGCTTCTAGTAGAAATGAAGAGCTTATGGAATCATCAAATAATATATATTCTATAGTGGACTATATAAAACAAATTTCAGTACAAACTAATTTATTATCGTTAAATGCTGCAATAGAAGCTGCAAGAGCAGGAGAAGCTGGCAGAGGATTTGCTATAGTTGCAAATGAAATAAAAAAGTTATCTGAACAAACCCAAGTTGCCATAAAAAAGATAGAAGATATTGTACAAGATATATCAGTTAAAATATCTAATTCTAACGAAGCCATGGATAAGTGTGATGATAAACTTACTAAGGTGGAAAAAGTTATGAATAAATCTACTGAAGCTATAGAAAAAATAAAAAATATAGTTGAATCTATAAAAGATTCTGTAGTTGATCTTGAAAAGGAATCAGAACAAGGACTTAACAATGTAACTGAAGTAGAAGCAGCTATAGAAGAAGTAGCAAGTGCTGTAGAAGATACTCATAAGTTAGCATATAACTCCATGGGAAAAGTAGAATATGTAAAAGAAAAAAATGAAATAATGATTAAGTCATTAGATGAATTAATAAATATATCAGAAGAATTACAGAAAGAATCATCTAAGTTAAAGATGGAAAATGAAATTATTTTTGGAATAAATCCTTTTACAGCCCCTAAAAATATAAAGAAAATGTATGTTCCAATAATAGAAAAGGTATGTAAGTCCATAGGATATAAGGCTAGAACTATAATAGTAAAAGATTATGATGCTTTAAATGATAATATTAAAGAAAATATTATAGATGTAGGATGGTTTTCTCCTTTTGCATATGTAAATGCACATAAAAAATCCGGAGTTATTCCTATAGTTACACCTAAAATAAATGGTAAAGATTATTATAAAGGATATATAATAGCTAGAAAAGATAGTAATATTAAAACTTTAAATGATTTAAAAGATAAAATATTTGGATATGTAGATGTTAATAGTGCATCAGGGTGTATATATGCAAATCATATTTTAAAAGATAATAAGTTAAATCATAATAGTTTATTTAAAGAATCATACTTTTTAGGGAGTCATGATAATGTAATAAATGCAGTTTTAAACGGAGAAATAGATGCAGGGGCAACTTATGATGAGGCGTTAGAAAATGCAAGAAAGGAAGGTATTAAAGTAGATGATATTTTAATACTTGCACAAAGTGAGAATATACCTAAAGACACTATCGGTGTAAACAAAAATATGAATAAAGAATTAATAGACAAATTAAAGAAAGCATTTATAGATATTAAGGATTTACATACAATAGATACACCAGTACAGGGATTCATAGAAAGTTTTGATGAAAAGTATGATGTAATAAGAAAGATTATATAATATATCATTATAGTTTTTGTGAAAATTATGCATTTTTAATAATGCAATTAGATTTTCGTATATATAATAAATATTGTTTTTGCATAATTTTAATTTTAATCTAGTATATTATTTTGATACATAATATACTAGATTAATTTTTTGTTAGTAAACTTTTATATTTGAATAATTTACATTTGTTAAATATAAATGGTTAAATATATTTTAAATGGTAGTTTTTCCATAAGAAACGATGGAAATGATATATATTTAACAATAATTTATGAAAATAAGGAAAAAAGTAGTTGAAATATTCTATCAACTTGATGTATAATAATATATGTAAACAACAAGTAAGTATGATTGAAAGTAAAGAAACTAAAATATTTATAAATTAGCATGCTATTATAGTTAGTACCTTTATAGGTACAAGATTTTTTTAAGTTTGTAAGTTAAAAAATTAACAATGCATCAAACTATAAGGAGGGAATCTTAATGAAAATATGTGTTTTAGGTGCTGGAACAATGGGATCAGGAATTGCTCAAGCATTTGCTGTAAAAGGTCATAAGGTTATTTTGAGGGATATAAAAGATGAATTTGTAGAGAGAGGACTTAATGTAATAAATAAAAGTCTTTCAAGGTTAGTTAAAAAAGGAAAAATGGAAGAAGGTAAAAAAGAAGAAATACTTTCTAATATAACTGGAACAGTTGACCTTAACATGGCAGCTGATTGTGATTTAGTTGTAGAAGCAGCAATAGAAAATATGGAAATAAAAAAACAGATATTTAGTGAATTAGATAATATATGCAAAGAAGAAACAATACTAGCTTCAAATACATCTTCACTTTCAATAACAGAGGTTGCATCAGCAACAAATAGACCTGAAAAAGTTATAGGAATGCACTTTTTTAACCCAGCTCCAGTAATGAAACTTGTAGAAGTTATAAGAGGAATGGCAACATCAAAGGAAACTTTTGATACTATAAAAGAAATTTCAGAAGCAATTGGCAAAGAGCCAGTAGAAGTTGCAGAAGCTCCTGGATTTGTTGTAAATAGAATTTTAATTCCAATGATTAATGAAGCTGTTGGAATACTTGCAGAAGGAATTGCATCAGCAGAAGATATAGACACAGCTATGAAGCTTGGAGCTAATCACCCAATGGGACCTTTAGCATTAGGAGATCTTATAGGACTTGATGTATGTCTTGCTATAATGGATGTATTATATAAAGAAACAGGGGATTCAAAATATAGAGCTCACACATTACTTAGAAAGTATGTTAGAGCTGGATATCTTGGTAGAAAATCCGGAAGAGGATTTCATGATTATTCAAAATAATCTTATAAATATATAAATAAATCAAAAATAAGGGGATTAATGGAGGAATTAATAATGAAAAATATAGTTATCGCAAGTGCAGTAAGAACACCAGTAGGAAGTTATGGTGGAGCTTTAAAAGATGTTTCAGCAGTGGATTTAGGAACAATTGCTGTTAAAGAAGCATTAAAAAGAGCCAATGTAAAACCTGAACAAGTTGATGAAGTAATTCTTGGACACGTATTACAAGCAGCACAAGGACAAAACACAACTAGACAAGTGTTAATAAATTCAGGAATACCAAAAGAAGTTCCAGGGTTTACAATAAATAAAGTTTGCGGATCAGGTTTAAGAGCAGTATCATTAGCAGCTCAAATTATAAAAGCTGGAGATGCAGATATTATAGTTGCAGGTGGTATGGAAAATATGTCAGCTACTCCATATTCAGTACCAGGTGCTAGATGGGGACAAAGAATGGGAGACGGAAAATTTGTTGATACAATGATTAAAGATGGTCTTTGGGATGCATTTAATCAATACCATATGGGAATAACTGCTGAAAACATAGCAGAACAATGGGGAATCACTAGAGAAGAACAAGATGCCTTTGGATTAAGATCTCAAAACTTAGCTGAAAACGCAGTTAAATCAGGAAGATTTAAAGATGAAATAGTTCCAGTTGTAGTTAAAACTAAAAAAGGTGAAAAAGTAGTAGATACAGATGAATTCCCAAGATTCGGAACTACAGCAGAAGGTTTGGCTAAATTAAGACCTGCATTTAAAAAGGATGGAACAGTAACAGCAGGAAATGCTTCAGGTATCAATGATGGAGCTGCTGCATTAGTTGTAATGAGTGAAGATAAGGCTAAAGAATTAGGAATTAAACCATTAGCTAAAATATTATCTTATGGTTCAAAGGGTGTTGATCCAAGTATAATGGGATATGGCCCAGTTGGAGCAACTAAGAGAGCCCTTGAAGCTGCTGGATTAAAAATAGAAGATTTAGATTTAATAGAAGCTAATGAAGCTTTTGCAGCTCAAAGTATAGCAGTAGCTAGAGATTTAGGATTTAATATGGATATAGTAAATGTAAATGGTGGAGCAATAGCTTTAGGACACCCAATTGGATGCTCAGGTGCAAGAATACTTATATCTTTACTATATGAAATGGAAAAGAGAGATGCTAAAAAAGGTCTTGCTACACTTTGTATCGGCGGTGGAATGGGTACAGCCATGATAGTTGAAAGAGTATAATTTAATAGATCAATTAAAAGGATTTCTTGATAATACATCAAGAAATCCTTTTTTATCCATTGAATTGGTCACCAAAGGCGAAAAAATGCATAATATAGAGTATAAACAATTGAAGATGGAGTGTACTTAAGTGATATATGCACTAATATTAGCCGGTGGAAAAGGGACAAGACTTTATCCATTATCTCGTGAAAAAAGTCCAAAACAATTTTTAAAAATCGTTAATGAAAAAAGTTTTTTAAGAAATACTGTGGATAGAATAAGTTCAATTATAGATAAACAAAACACATATGTTGTTACAAATAAGGATTATATAGATAAGATAAAAGATGAATTATCAGACATAAATAAAGATAACATTTTCATTGAACCTGCTAATAAAGAGACTGCTTTATAAGGGATATAGGTCTTTAAAAATAGGGTAGGGAAAGAGAGGTAAGATATTATGTGCGGTATGATTAATATGTATTTAATTGGGGCTTTAGGATTAATAAATTCTGGGTTAAAGATATGTATAATGATTTTAATAATTAAAGCTTTAATATTATATATAAAAAATAATTCATAATGTGGAATATTAGTATAATATAAATTAAACTATATATATAGATATATTTAGGGGGTGGGTTTTAGGAGGTTTAATTTTAGTAAACCTTACTAATAAAAATATGCGTATATCAATATTAGAACCATTAGGATTACCAAAAGAAGAAGTATATTCTATAGCTAAACCACTTATTGATAAAGGACATGAAATAATACTTTATGAAGATAAGATAGAAGATACAGAAATTCTTAAAGAAAGAGCTAAGGAAGCAGATGTTTTAGTATTAGCTAATATGCCTTTAAATGGAGAAGTAATAAGATCAGATGAAAAGCTTAAAATGGTTTCTGTTGCTTTTACAGGAATAGATCATGTAGATACAAAGGCTTGTATTGATAAAAATATTAGGATATGTAATGCAGCAGGGTATAGTACATCTTCTGTAGCAGAACTTACATATGGACTTATTTTTTCTGTATTTAGAAATATAGTTCCTTTAGATAAGGCTACAAGAAAAGGTGGAACAAGATTAGGATTTTCACAAAGTGAACTTTTAGGAAAAACTATTGGTATAGTTGGAACTGGAGCTATAGGCATAAAAGTTGGAGAAATAGCTAAAGCTTTTGGTTGCAAGATATTAGCTTATAGTAGAACACAAAAACAACAAGCTATAGATCTAGGATTTGAATATGTATCATTAGATGAGCTATTATCTAATAGTGATATAGTTTCATTACATGTACCATTGAATAATGAAACAAGAGGAATGATAAGCAAAGAAAAGATAAAATTAATGAAATCATCATCCATATTAATTAATACAGCAAGAGGTCCAATTATAGATAATGTTGCTTTAGCTGAAGCGTTAAAGCAAGGTAAAATTGCTGGTGCTGGTATTGATGTTTTTGAAGTTGAACCACCAATAGAAAATAGTCATCCTTTATTTAATATTTCAAATGTTGTTGTAACTCCACATATTGCTTTTGCCACAAAGGAAGCTATGTATAGAAGGGCAAAAATAACCTTTGATAATATAGAAAAATGGATAGAGGGAAGTCCTCAAAATATAATGTTATAGTTTAAACTTAATTGTTAAAAATGTATAACTCCTAGCATATAAATAGTAATGATAATTTATGCTGGGGGTTTTTTATATGTATAATATAGAAATAAACTGTTATTATGGAAATAAAAATTTAAATAAAATTATGTGGGATATATCTAATGTTAAATTTTCTTTAAAAGATAATATTAAAGATGTTAATGAGAGAGAAAATTATATATTTTCTAAGAACATAACACATTTATTTTTAGGTGTTTTAAGATGTGGAGAGTGTGGTGGAGGTATGTGTTATAGAGAAAGCTATAGTGGATATAAATGTTCAAATAGTCAAAAGAAAAGGGGAGTATGTACATCACATTCTATAAAAGAAGAATATTTAAGAGAGTATATAGTTAAGTCATTAAGATATCATGTGAGATATAAAATTTGTAAAAAGGAATTTTATGATTGGGCATATGAAAAAGCAAAATGTAAAGATATATATAAAATGAGGTTAAATATAATTGATAAAAAAATTACATCATTAAAAGATAAATTTAAAAAAGTTTATTTAGATAAAATAATTAATAAAATAGATGAAAGAAATTTTGAAAATATTATTAATCATATACAAACAAAACATGCATTGCTAGCCAGTGAAAAAAATAAAGTTTTAATAGCCATAAAAAGTAAGAAGGCATCAGATGATGTATATAAGATGTATGAAAAAAGTATGGATGATATACTACAATTTAATAATGTGAAAAGTTATATGATTGATAAATTAGTAAATTCTATAGTAGTATATGAAGATAAAATTAGTAATATAAAAAGAGTAAATATCAATTATAGTTTTAAAATATAAAAAATTAATGTGAGAAGTTTTATACTTTCAATGAGTATATAAATGTTATCTTATATGGTAAAATTGTAATATATGTATAAATTGTATATAGGAGGGAATCAATGAGTAATATTATAATTGAAACTATAAAAAATAGAAGAAGTATAAGAGGATATAAAAATCAACAAATAACAGATAAACAATTAAATGATATTTTAGAGGCTGGTATGCATGCACCAAGTTCACATAATAGTCAATCATGGCATTTTACTGTAATTCAAAATAAGGAATTAATAAAACATATTAGTGACAAAGCCAAAGAAGTGATGTTAAGTAATAAAGATAGTAAAGTTATTAAAATGGGGAAGGTAAAAAATAATATATTTTACAATGCCCCAACTATTATTATAGTTTCAGGAAATGAAAATTCTAATTCTGGTTCTACCATAGTTGACTGTTCCGCAGCAATTGAAAATATGCTTATAGCGGCAGAATCACTTGGTCTTGGGTCTATTTGGATAGGACAAATAAAATTTTTCTTTACTCTTAAAGATGAAGTTAGAAAACTAAACATACCAGATGGATATAGGCCTCACTATGCAATTGCAATAGGATACAAAAATGAAGATACTAAGATTAAGGATAAAATAATAAATAGAAATGTAATAAATTTTATTAAATAATCCTATAAGAAGTGATTTTCATGAATAATGAAAATGTAAGAAAAATTATATTACAATTAATAGTATGTGTTCTATTACTTATATTTTTATCAATATATAAGTATTTTTTAAATAAAAATAATACCCTCAGCATATAAATAAAGCAATAACAATATGCTGGGGGATTTTTTATGTGTAAAAGAATGCCAACGGTTAATTTTCACTATGGAAAAAAAGAATTTGAAAATCTTATGGTATATATACTTAATATTAAACTTAAAGAACTTAATTTAAAAATCATTAAAGAAGATTATACAATTACTGATTTTAATAATGAGGTAAAGAGGTAATAGAATGAAGAAAGTATGGAATGTAGCTATTTATACACGTGTATCCACAGATAAAAAAGAACAATCTGAATCTATACCAGCTCAGATTCAAAGTTTAAAAAAATGGCTAATAGAAAAAAGTAGTAATGACAAAGAACAAATTTATAAACTTCAACAAATATACAAAGATCAAGGATTCTCAGGATCTAATTTTAAAAGAGAAAGTTTTATAAAGATGAAGAAAGATATAGAAAATGGAAAAATAAATATGGTTTTGACTCGTGATTTATCTAGATTTGCACGAAATTATATAACTGCTGGATATTATTTAGAAGATTATTTTAAAAATAAAGGTGTTAGATTTGTATCGGTGTTAGACAATGTAGATACAATTGATGAAGTTGATGATATTGTACCCTTTAAAAATATTTTAAATGAAATGTATATTAAAGATTGTTCAAGAAGAACTAGAGATGGACTTAAACAAAGGATGATTAGAGGGTCATCAATTGCAAGTAGACCACTATATGGATATAAATTTCATGAGGTTCATGATGAAAATGTTAAGATAATAAAATTAATTCCAAGGGAAGACGAAACAACTAAAGTTGTTAAAAAGATTTTTGAATTATATATTCAGGGCTTTGGTATGGGGAGAATAGCAACTTATTTAAATGATAAGGGAATAGCCCCACCATCGGCATTAATTAAAAATTTTAGTAGGTCAAAATTTAAACTATGGAATAATAACACTATACGATCTATTCTTACAAATCCTAAATATGCAGGTATTATGGTTCAAGGAAGATGGAGAAAGGTTAGCTATAAAATAAATAAAGTAAGACCTACACCAAAGGATCAATGGATTATAGGGGGAGAGTTTAAAGGTATAGTATCAAAAGAAACCTTTGAAATTGTTCAGGAACTTATAAAAAAAAGAAGTAAAGGATTTAGGCACAAAGGAGGAAACACACATTTATTTTCAGGGGTTCTTAAATGTAATGAATGTGGTGGAAGTATGAGTTATAGAGGGGATTTTAAAGGATATAAATGTACTAATAGTCAAATGGGAGGAGGAAGATGTATTGCCCATTCTATAAAGGAAGAATATTTAATAAAAAAGATTAAGGAAGACATAAAAAGAAATATATATAAATTAAATAATAAAAAAAATTTTTATAATTTAGCAGAATTAAAGGTGAAAAAGAATAGTGACTATAAAAGAAAATTAAAAGATATAGATAAAGAATTGCAAATATTGGATAGTAAATTCCAAAGGATTTATTTTGATAATTTAAGTGGAATAATTAATGAAAGAAATTTTAAAAGTTTAATTACTTGTATAGAGAATCAGCAGCAAAGATTAATTAGTAAAAGAAAAGATATAGAAAATCTATATCTAAATTATAATTATAAAGAGAAAATATATTGCCAATATAAAATTCAGATAGATAAAATATTAAATTTTGAAGAAATTGATAGATTTATAATCGAAAGCTTAATAGATAAAATAATTGTTTCGGAAAATAAAATTACTAAAGAAAAAAATATAGATGTTTATTATAAGTTTAAAGAACCAATATCAATTATGAATCCACCGCAACATGTATAGGTCTTTCAGCAGTAAAACTCTTAAAAAAAGATAAAGATGCTACAATGGTGGTGCTTCCTTCTGATCATTTTATAAATCAAGAAAAATTATTTGTAGATACTATAAAACAAGCAGTAGAGATTGCAGAAAGAAGAAGGGGGCTTATTACCATAGGAATAAAACCTACAAGACCAGAAACAGGTTATGGGTATATTCAAATGGGATCTAGAATTCATGGAAATATTCCTACATTTAAAATAACTAGATTTACAGAGAAACCTAATTTAGAAATAGCTAAGGATTTTCTCATAGATGGAAATTATTTATGGAATAGTGGAATGTTTGTATGGAGAGCAGATGTTTACTTAAGAGAGATGCAAAAGTATTTACCTGAAATGTATCAGTCATTAATAGAGATATACAAAAATGTAGGATTGGATCAAGAAGAAGAAATTATAAATCAACAATATGAGTTAATTGATGGGATATCAGTTGACTTTGGAATAATGCAAAAGACTAGAAAAGCTTATGTAATTAAGAGTGAATTTCAATGGGATGATATTGGAAGTTTTTCAGCTATGTCTAGATTTGCCGACAATTGTAGAGGAAATAGTGTTAAAGGGAAAGCTTTCATGGAACAAAGTGAGAACTGTTTTGTACTAGGCAAAGAGAAGCTAATAATAGGTTTTGGAATAAAAGATTTGATTATAGTAGATTCCGGAGATGTACTTCTTGTAATGGATAAAAATCGTGATCAAGAGATAAAACATTTAGTAAATTTACTGAAAGAAAAACATAAATATGATGAGTATTTATAAAATAAAAGCCTTCAATTTGGAAGGCTTTTATTTTAAGCTAGTTTGCTCTCCATGTTTTTATAAGTTTTTTCCTTAAAGCATTTCTTTCCTCTGGAGTGAGATTCCAATAATTTTTAGCAAGGGATGATTCCCAATGGCCATAAGACGGATTTGGCAGTGCTATAAACTTAGAACCAAATTTATTTTTATGTTTATCAACTAAAGAATTACGAGTTTGCATATCCTTGTGATATGAGCCTATTGGAAAATCACCTTCGTCATCTCCCATGTATATTATAACGTTATATTTTTTTTCAATTTCTTTCATTCTAGGTTCTTTATTACTTGTATTGGTTTTTAAACGCATATGATATTTATCTACACAAGGAAAGCCTACTTTTTTTAGATTTTTCATTGTTCCATCCAAAGAATTTTTCTCATCTCTTCCTGTTACATAAAAAATTTCAACACCTTTATTATGAGCATAATCTAAAAATTCCTTTGCCCCAGGCATGGCTTTGCCTT
This region includes:
- a CDS encoding MIP/aquaporin family protein; amino-acid sequence: MSEFMAEFLGTMLLILLGDGVVASVSLNKSKGQNGGWIVVTTAWAVAVAVPALIFGAISGAHFNPAVTIAFAAIKFKGFAWSMVPSYIIAQMLGAMLGAALVWITYLPHWSKTEDPAVKLGVFCTAPAIRNSVSNLVTEIIGTFVLVFAILGLTTVKQAPGIGVYSVGLVILVIGLALGGPTGYAINPARDLGPRIAHAILPIEGKGGSDWGYAWIPVVGPIIGGVIGAVLANAVFTL
- the glpK gene encoding glycerol kinase GlpK; translated protein: MEKQQYIMALDQGTTSSRCIVFNKQGEIVSVSQKEFKQIYPKAGWVEHDPMEIWGTQAGVAREALAGAGLYGTDLACVGITNQRETTVVWNKITGVPVYNAIVWQCRRTAEYCDKLREKGFDKIVKDKTGLILDAYFSGTKIKWILDNVPGAKEQAEKGELIFGNIDTWLIWNLTKGKVHVTDHTNASRTMLYNIHELKWDDEILEELGIPKSMLPEVKPSSCVYGETDELIFGTPVPISGDAGDQQAALFGQLCCKEGMAKNTYGTGCFLLMNTGNKAVESKNGLLTTMAASYAGKIEYALEGSIFIGGAVIQWLRDELRMIRKASESEKYALDVEDSNGVYLVPAFVGLGAPYWDAYARGTVVGLTRGAKKEHFIRAALESMAYQTYDVLKAMEEDAGTSLKTLKVDGGACANNFLMQFQADVLNKPVVRPEVIETTALGAAYLAGLAVGYWKDVEDLSRSVKPSHTFSPKMEDIKRIEVINGWHKAVGRAQGWEK
- the phnD gene encoding phosphate/phosphite/phosphonate ABC transporter substrate-binding protein, whose translation is MEKHKKILIFIIVSSVINLVLYYAMYHNSFGGIITSIANILILCLATKSVCTDEEKVVKNIYENDLENIQEDKKLKDFILTASEEIAFNSQQLLWLEQNNINAFKNIHDISYKVENYCQQNAASSEEINSSINHFVNFSKNLNESIVKIRGFSLESSKMLNDNKNTIESVNVFLEELNKEISSASSRNEELMESSNNIYSIVDYIKQISVQTNLLSLNAAIEAARAGEAGRGFAIVANEIKKLSEQTQVAIKKIEDIVQDISVKISNSNEAMDKCDDKLTKVEKVMNKSTEAIEKIKNIVESIKDSVVDLEKESEQGLNNVTEVEAAIEEVASAVEDTHKLAYNSMGKVEYVKEKNEIMIKSLDELINISEELQKESSKLKMENEIIFGINPFTAPKNIKKMYVPIIEKVCKSIGYKARTIIVKDYDALNDNIKENIIDVGWFSPFAYVNAHKKSGVIPIVTPKINGKDYYKGYIIARKDSNIKTLNDLKDKIFGYVDVNSASGCIYANHILKDNKLNHNSLFKESYFLGSHDNVINAVLNGEIDAGATYDEALENARKEGIKVDDILILAQSENIPKDTIGVNKNMNKELIDKLKKAFIDIKDLHTIDTPVQGFIESFDEKYDVIRKII
- a CDS encoding 3-hydroxybutyryl-CoA dehydrogenase, encoding MKICVLGAGTMGSGIAQAFAVKGHKVILRDIKDEFVERGLNVINKSLSRLVKKGKMEEGKKEEILSNITGTVDLNMAADCDLVVEAAIENMEIKKQIFSELDNICKEETILASNTSSLSITEVASATNRPEKVIGMHFFNPAPVMKLVEVIRGMATSKETFDTIKEISEAIGKEPVEVAEAPGFVVNRILIPMINEAVGILAEGIASAEDIDTAMKLGANHPMGPLALGDLIGLDVCLAIMDVLYKETGDSKYRAHTLLRKYVRAGYLGRKSGRGFHDYSK
- a CDS encoding acetyl-CoA C-acetyltransferase, translated to MKNIVIASAVRTPVGSYGGALKDVSAVDLGTIAVKEALKRANVKPEQVDEVILGHVLQAAQGQNTTRQVLINSGIPKEVPGFTINKVCGSGLRAVSLAAQIIKAGDADIIVAGGMENMSATPYSVPGARWGQRMGDGKFVDTMIKDGLWDAFNQYHMGITAENIAEQWGITREEQDAFGLRSQNLAENAVKSGRFKDEIVPVVVKTKKGEKVVDTDEFPRFGTTAEGLAKLRPAFKKDGTVTAGNASGINDGAAALVVMSEDKAKELGIKPLAKILSYGSKGVDPSIMGYGPVGATKRALEAAGLKIEDLDLIEANEAFAAQSIAVARDLGFNMDIVNVNGGAIALGHPIGCSGARILISLLYEMEKRDAKKGLATLCIGGGMGTAMIVERV